From Spea bombifrons isolate aSpeBom1 chromosome 6, aSpeBom1.2.pri, whole genome shotgun sequence, a single genomic window includes:
- the KLF15 gene encoding Krueppel-like factor 15, with amino-acid sequence MVDHLIPADERFSNPQSAIEFSAEMLIGTRSYQMLPSPTSEDDSDSSSFRSCSSPDSQVLSSSYGSTCSAESQDNILDYLLSQTTLANTSVSLWDRRKQQSMVKEEFFKVPEFGLDMEETSLFHPTLDEIEEFLEENMKPELKDEMQHDGKELRSCGHLFSDQMKDAQALGTTMKEDTFSQTNSPVQEKNGNKDSSSVTVEGGIPVILQIQPIEIKKESDSNQASQSQFPENIKVAQLLVNIQGQTFALVPQLVQSSNMSSKFVRIAPVPIAAKPLGPGGIQGQSGVMVAQKFQKNPATELIKMHKCTFPGCTKMYTKSSHLKAHLRRHTGEKPFACTWPGCGWRFSRSDELSRHRRSHSGVKPYQCAVCEKRFARSDHLSKHVKVHRFPRSSRSTRLSN; translated from the exons TCATTTGATTCCGGCAGATGAACGCTTCTCAAACCCTCAATCGGCTATTGAATTCTCAGCCGAGATGCTGATTGGAACTAGGTCCTATCAGATGTTGCCCTCACCAACTTCCGAAGATGATAGTGACTCCTCTAGCTTCAGATCATGCTCCAGTCCTGACTCCCAAGTTCTCAGCTCAAGTTATGGCAGCACCTGTAGTGCAGAAAGCCAGGACAACATTCTAGATTACCTTCTGTCCCAAACAACATTGGCCAACACTTCTGTTTCGTTGTGGGACAGAAGGAAACAGCAATCTATGGTCAAAGAGGAATTCTTCAAGGTACCAGAGTTTGGTTTAGATATGGAGGAGACATCATTGTTCCATCCTACTCTGGATGAGATTGAGGAGTTTCTAGAGGAGAATATGAAACCCGAATTAAAAGATGAAATGCAACACGATGGCAAGGAATTGCGGAGCTGCGGTCACTTGTTTTCTGACCAAATGAAAGACGCCCAAGCGCTGGGCACCACGATGAAGGAGGACACATTTTCACAGACAAATAGTCCAGTGCAGGAAAAAAATGGCAACAAAGACTCAAGTTCTGTAACTGTTGAGGGTGGAATTCCAGTCATTCTTCAGATACAACCAATAGAAATAAAGAAGGAGTCCGATTCCAACCAAGCTTCACAGTCACAGTTCCCAGAGAACATTAAGGTCGCTCAACTTCTGGTCAACATTCAAGGTCAGACATTTGCGCTAGTCCCCCAGCTTGTCCAGTCCTCAAACATGTCTTCGAAATTTGTCCGGATAGCTCCTGTACCCATTGCTGCTAAACCTTTAGGGCCTGGCGGAATTCAGGGACAGTCTGGGGTCATGGTTGCGCAAAAGTTCCAAAAGAATCCAGCCACAGAACTCATAAAAATGCACAAATGTACTTTCCCTGGATGTACTAAAATGTACACTAAGAGCAGTCACCTCAAGGCACACCTGCGGAGACACACGGGAGAGAAGCCCTTTGCTTGCACATGGCCTGGATGCGGTTGGAG GTTTTCACGATCAGATGAACTGTCTCGACACCGTCGCTCACATTCCGGAGTGAAGCCATACCAGTGTGCCGTCTGCGAAAAGAGGTTTGCCCGTAGCGACCACCTGTCGAAACACGTCAAAGTGCACAGATTCCCCAGGAGCAGCCGTTCCACGCGCTTATCAAACTGA